The DNA region GGGAAACCACCTCGCGGGAGAACACCCCGCCCAGCACCCAGTCCATCAGCACCCGCGCCCGGCGCTCCGCGCTCGGCAGCCACCGCAGGTGCCGCGCCCGGTGCAGCCACCACGCCCGCCGGCCGGTGATCCGCCCGCCGCGCCGGGTGTGGGCGACGGCCCGGTGCAGGCCGAGCGAGGTCGAGCAGGCGGCGGGGCCGGGCCGGTACCCGACCAGCCCAGGCGCGTGCGGTCCGCCGTCCAGGGCCACCGCGATGTTGCGGGCGAGCAGCTCGGCCTGGGCGACGGCGTGCTGGGCGTTGGGCGCGCAGGGGGCGCCGTCCGCGTGCGGATCGGGTACGGCGGCGCCGTCGCCGGCCGCCCAGACGCCCGGCAGGGCGCGCCCGTCCGGGCCGACGGCCTGCAGGGTGGCCAGACAGCGGACCCGGCCGAGGGCGTCCAGCGGCAGATCGGTGTCGCGCAGCATCGGGGAGGGCCGGACGCCCGCTGTCCAGACCAGGGTGCGGGCGCCGAAGCGGCTGCCGTCGGAGAGCGCGGCCACCCCGCCGACGGCGGACTCCAGGGTGGTGCGCAGCCGGATGTCGACGCCGCGTTCGCGCAGCTGGCCGAGGGTGTGCTCGGCGAGTTCGGGCGACTCCTCGGCGAGGATCCGGTCGGTCGTCTCGACCAGCACCCAGCGCAGGTCCTCGGCGCGGACGTTGTGGTAGCTCCGTACGGCGGTGCGGGCCATGTCCTCCAGTTCGGCGAGCGCGCCGACGCCCGCGTAGCCTGCGCCGACGAAGACGAAGGTGAGCGCGGACTGCCGCAGGGCTGGGTCGCGGGTGGCGGAGGCGAGGTCGAGCTGCTCCAGCACGTGGTTGCGCAGGTGGACCGCGTCACCGACGGTGGAGAAGCCGAGCCCGTGCTCGGCCAGGCCCGGCACCGGGGCGGTCCGGGAGACCGAGCCGGGGGCCAGCACCAGGACGTCGTAAGGGAGTTCGAGTGGCGCCGGGGGCTCGCCGGGGCCCGCGGCGTCGGCCAGGGCGCGGCGGGCGGCGTGTTCGATCCGGGTGATCCGGGCGGTCAGCACCCGGCAGTCCGGCAGGGCCCGGCGCAGCGGGACGACCACGTGCCGCGGGTCGATCGAGCCGGCCGCGACCTCGGCCAGCAGCGGGTGGTAGGTGGAGTAGGCGTGGGGTTCGACGACGGTGATCTCCACCTCGCCGCGCCGCAGCCGCTCCCGCAGGCCACGCTGGAGATGGAGCGCGGTGGCCATCCCCGCGCAGCCGCCGCCGGCGATCAGGATCCTGATGGTGCACCTCCTGCCGATGTGACGTTTCGTCCCGGCCCCGGGCGTCCGACGGCCGGGGGGTGTCCCCCCATCACGCCCCCTATGAAGGACCGGCGGAGGTGGTCTTGTCCACAGTCCGTACCGGGCTGGTTGTGACGGAAGTGAAGGCCGTGGCCAGTTGTGCTCGCCGGGCGACTTTCTGACGCACTTTCGGCCTCGAAGAGCCGTGAACTATGGTCGGATTGTGTGCTGGAGCGGCCACCGCCATGACAACCGGCGGCGACGCACCGTGGAGCGGCCACTACGGCCAGTTCCAGCATTGGCGCGAGAACCCGACTGGGGAACAGTCATCCGGGGAAGGGTAGTTCCCGGACGAGGCCCCGGGCGGTGCCGACGCACCGAGCCGGACGTCAAGGCGGCCCGGCGGCACGACCGTGGTCACCGGAACGGGACGGGCGGCACGAGCGATGGGTCATCTGGTCATTTCTGACGGGCTGAGCTGCACCGGGGGGTGCAGGGGCGGGCGACGACAGGGTCCGGTTTCGGACGCCTGCGGGGGAGAGTTGGGATGATGGAACAGAAGCAGGTGTTGGGGCGGGCGGGCGCACCGCACGCCGGACAGGGCGTGGTGCCGGAGCAGCGGGGCCCGGTGGACCTGCCGCAGGGCGGGATGACGTACGCGGCCGTCCCGTACCGGGCGGAGCCCCCGCAGACCACCGCGCCGGTACCCGGGGCCCGGTTGCGGGTGGACGCCCGGCGGAACCTCGAGAGCGTGCTGCGGGCCGCCCGGGAGGTGTTCGGCGAGTTCGGCTACGGCGCTCCGATGGAGGAGGTCGCACGCCGGGCCGGGGTCGGGGTCGGCACGGTCTACCGGCGCTTCCCGAGCAAGGAGGTGCTGGTCCAGCGGATCGCCGCCGAGGAGGTGGCCTGGCTGACCGCGCAGGCGCGGG from Kitasatospora cathayae includes:
- a CDS encoding NAD(P)/FAD-dependent oxidoreductase encodes the protein MATALHLQRGLRERLRRGEVEITVVEPHAYSTYHPLLAEVAAGSIDPRHVVVPLRRALPDCRVLTARITRIEHAARRALADAAGPGEPPAPLELPYDVLVLAPGSVSRTAPVPGLAEHGLGFSTVGDAVHLRNHVLEQLDLASATRDPALRQSALTFVFVGAGYAGVGALAELEDMARTAVRSYHNVRAEDLRWVLVETTDRILAEESPELAEHTLGQLRERGVDIRLRTTLESAVGGVAALSDGSRFGARTLVWTAGVRPSPMLRDTDLPLDALGRVRCLATLQAVGPDGRALPGVWAAGDGAAVPDPHADGAPCAPNAQHAVAQAELLARNIAVALDGGPHAPGLVGYRPGPAACSTSLGLHRAVAHTRRGGRITGRRAWWLHRARHLRWLPSAERRARVLMDWVLGGVFSREVVSLGAMEHPRAVFEDGFDSGAGRPPGPGPEGLR